The Thermotoga maritima MSB8 region AACGGCTCAGACGAACGAATAGCGGGTGTTCTGAACGAGAGCGGAAACGTCTTCGGTCTCATGCCCCACCCGGAAAGGGCGGTTGAAGAACTCATAGGCGGAGAAGACGGAAAGAAAGTGTTCCAGTCCATCCTCAACTACTTGAAGAGGTGATGAAGTTGAGATATCTGAACATTCTCAAGGAGAAGCTTGGAAGAGAACCCACCTTCGTCGAGCTTCAGGCTTTTTCAGTCATGTGGAGCGAACACTGTGGATACTCCCACACGAAGAAATACATAAGAAGATTACCGAAAACGGGTTTTGAGGGAAACGCGGGTGTGGTGAACCTGGATGATTACTATTCCGTTGCTTTCAAGATAGAGAGCCACAATCACCCGAGTGCGATAGAACCTTACAACGGTGCAGCAACGGGTGTCGGTGGAATCATCAGAGACGTCCTCGCGATGGGAGCCCGCCCAACGGCCATATTCGATTCACTCCACATGTCCCGAATCATAGACGGTATCATAGAGGGAATAGCCGATTACGGTAATTCCATAGGCGTTCCAACGGTCGGTGGAGAACTCAGGATCTCCTCACTATACGCGCACAACCCCCTCGTGAACGTGCTCGCAGCGGGTGTTGTGAGAAACGACATGCTGGTCGATTCGAAAGCATCGAGACCGGGACAGGTCATAGTGATCTTCGGAGGAGCCACAGGAAGGGACGGAATCCACGGGGCGTCTTTCGCTTCGGAGGATCTCACGGGTGATAAGGCAACCAAGCTTTCAATTCAGGTTGGTGACCCGTTCGCTGAAAAGATGCTCATAGAAGCGTTCCTGGAGATGGTGGAAGAGGGACTCGTGGAAGGAGCTCAGGATCTGGGAGCGGGCGGTGTGCTGTCCGCAACTTCGGAACTCGTAGCGAAGGGGAATCTCGGAGCGATCGTTCATCTGGACCGTGTTCCCCTGAGAGAACCGGATATGGAGCCCTGGGAAATCCTCATAAGCGAAAGCCAAGAAAGAATGGCGGTCGTCACATCACCTCAGAAGGCGAGCCGCATTCTGGAAATAGCCAGGAAGCACCTTCTTTTCGGCGATGTCGTTGCCGAAGTGATAGAAGAACCAGTTTACAGGGTGATGTACAGAAACGATCTCGTCATGGAAGTTCCCGTCCAGCTCCTCGCAAACGCCCCAGAAGAGGACATAGTCGAATACACACCCGGAAAGATCCCAGAGTTCAAAAGGGTGGAATTCGAAGAGGTGAACGCGAGGGAAGTCTTCGAGCAGTACGATCACATGGTCGGAACGGATACCGTGGTTCCACCCGGATTCGGCGCGGCCGTGATGAGAATAAAGAGAGACGGGGGGTACTCCCTCGTCACACACAGCAGGGCGGATCTGGCTCTTCAGGATACCTACTGGGGAACCCTCATAGCCGTGCTCGAGAGTGTGAGAAAGACGCTCAGCGTTGGTGCGGAACCCCTCGCTATAACGAACTGCGTGAACTACGGGGATCCCGATGTTGATCCGGTGGGACTTTCGGCCATGATGACCGCTCTCAAGAACGCTTGCGAATTCTCCGGTGTTCCCGTTGCATCGGGAAACGCTTCTCTCTACAACACGTACCAGGGAAAACCCATTCCACCCACCCTGGTTGTGGGAATGTTGGGGAAGGTGAACCCGCAGAAAGTGGCAAAACCGAAGCCTTCGAAGGTGTTCGCGGTGGGATGGAACGACTTCGAACTCGAAAGGGAAAAAGAACTCTGGAGAGCCATAAGAAAACTCTCAGAAGAAGGTGCTTTCATCCTCTCTTCGTCACAGCTTCTGACGAGAACTCACGTGGAGACTTTCAGAGAGTACGGCTTGAAGATCGAAGTGAAACTGCCAGAAGTGAGGCCGGCGCATCAGATGGTGCTCGTCTTCTCTGAGAGAACTCCCGTAGTCGATGTTCCTGTGAAGGAGATCGGAACGCTCTCGAGGTGATGATATGTGCGGAATCGCAGGAGTCTGGAATGTGAAAGATGCCTTTTCTGTCCTTCACGACGTGCTTCTCGGTCTTCAGCATAGAGGACAGGAAAGTGTGGGTGTTGTGGTAGACGGGTTCAAAACGATAAAAGGAAAAGGACTCGTAGACACCGTTCTCACCGAAGACAGGTGGGAAGACGCTGAAAAGGGTATTGGACACGTAAGGTACTCCACGGCAGGATCGCTCGAGGACATTCAGCCAATCGTGGCGTTCACGAGAAAGGGAAGGCTCGCGATCGCTCACAACGGAAACATACCCAACGGCGAAAAGTGGATAGAGATGCTCAAAGAAAAAGGAGCGGTTTTCCAGAGCTCGCTCGACTCGGAGGTCTTCCTTCATCTCATCTCGATGTCTGAAGGTGACCTGAAAGAGTCCATAGTGAAAGCGCTGAAGAAAGTCCCTCTTGCCTACTCACTTCTCATTCTACACGAAGAATTCCTCGCTGCGGCGAGAGACCCATACGGCGTCCGTCCCCTGTTCTATGGAAAATACGGTGATGGAATCGTTGTGGCATCGGAAGACGCAGCGCTGAAAGCGATAGGTGTGGAAGACATAGAAGAAGTTCCCTCTGGAACGGTCGTGTTCTTCTCGAACAAAGGCACAGAAACGGTGAGGTTCTCCAAAAAAGAAAAGCGGTTCTGCTCCTTCGAATTCATCTATTTCGCGAGGCCGGACAGTCACTTTCTCGATCAGAGTGTACACATAGCCCGTTACAGAATGGGTGAAGAACTCTACAGAGAAAACCCGATAGAAGCGGACGTGGTCGTTCCGGTGCTGGACTCCGGACTTTCCGGAGCGATGGGATTTTCTTCGGCTTCGGGTATACCTCTCGACATCGGTCTCATGAGGAACAGATATGTGGGAAGAAGTTTCATCATGCCGGTGGACAGGGAAAAGATCGTCAAGAAAAAACTCGTCCCCATAGAAGACGTTGTGAGTGGAAAGAGGGTTGTTGTAATCGATGATTCGATCGTCAGAGGAACAACCATGGGCATCATCGTGAAGATATTGAGAGAGGCGGGTGCGAAGGAAGTACACGTTGGCATACACTCTCCACCTGTACGTTTTCCCTGTTTCTACGGAATAGATACCGCCAGAAAGAAAGAGCTCGTCGCGGGAGAACGTGCCGTGGAAGAAGTGAAAAAAATAGTCAACGCAGACTCTCTCTTTTACCTTTCACTCGAAGGGTTGAAAAGAGCCATCGGGAGGAGTGAACTGTGTGTAGCGTGCTTCAGCGGAGAGTACCTCCACGAATAGTCGTTCTCGCTTCGGGAAACGGAAGCAATTTCGAAGCGATCGTGAACGCAGCGCGAAGCGGTGAATTGAGTGCGGAAATCCAGATGCTCCTTGTGGACAGAAACTGCTACGCAATAGAGCGAGCGAAAAAACTGCAGATCCCCTGGGAAAGGCTCGAGAAACCCTGGGCAGAGTCTCTGAAAAAAAGACTCGAAGAGTTGAATCCCGACCTCGTGGTCCTCGCCGGTTTCATGAGGATTCTTCCGGCGGAGATCGTCGAAAGGTGGAAGTGGAAGATCGTCAACATCCACCCTTCGCTTCTTCCCGCGTTCCCCGGGACCCACGCCATCGAGAAGGCCTACGAATACGGTGTGAAGGTCACAGGAATCACCATCCACTTCGTTGATGAGGGAGTCGACACCGGTCCCATCATCTTTCAGAAAGCAGTTGAAATAAAGAAAGACTGGTCTCTCGAAAGACTGGAAGAAGAGATCCATAAGATAGAACATCGGTATTATCCGCTCGTCATTCAAAAGGTACTGGAAGGAAAATGGAAGATCGAAGGAAGGAGGGTTATCCTTGAAGAGGATATTGGTTAGTCTCTACGAGAAAGAAAAATATCTGGATATTCTGAGAGAACTCCACGAAAAAGGCTGGGAGATCTGGGCGAGCTCCGGCACCGCCAAGTTTTTGAAATCAAACGGAATAGAAGCAAACGACGTGAGCACCATAACGGGTTTCGAGAATCTCCTCGGAGGGCTCGTGAAGACCCTCCACCCGGAGATATTCGCCGGCATCCTCGGACCGGAACCCAGATGGGATGTGGTCTTTGTGGACCTATATCCACCCCCAGACATCGACATAGGAGGAGTCGCTCTTCTTCGAGCAGCTGCCAAAAACTGGAAAAAGGTGAAACCCGCTTTCGACATGGAAACACTCAAACTCGCGATTGAGATAGACGACGAAGAGACGAGAAAGTACCTCGCTGGAATGACCTTTGCGTTCACCAGTGTGTACGATTCGATAAGGGCCAACCAGTTTGTCGAGGGTATTTCTCTCGCCTTCAAGAGGGAAGATCTTCAGCTGAGGTACGGAGAGAACCCTCACGAAAAAGCGTTTGTGTATGGAAAACCAGCTTTTGAGATTCTGCACGAAGGAAAGACAATCTCATTCAACAACATCTTAGACGCGGAAAACGCGTGGTTCATGGCGAAGAACCTGCCGAGGATGGGTGCGGTTGTGGTGAAACACCAATCTCCCTGTGGTGCTGCGATAGGAGAAGACAAAGTGGAAATCGTGAAGAAGGCCATCGAGGCGGACGACGAATCCAGTTTTGGAGGGATCCTGGCCGTGAACTTCGAAATGGACGAAGAAGTTGCGAAGTCATTGAAAAAGTACCTCGAGGTGATCGTGGCACCTTCCTTCACACAGGAAGCGATCGAGGTTCTCTCTAAGAAAAAAGTGCGTCTCTTGAAGCCTGGGGATTACGCTTCGTGGGCTGGAAAGATGGCATTCGGTTCTCTCGTCCTGAGTGAAAGAAAGTACCCCGAAGGGAATTTTGAACTGGTAGTTGGAGAGCCTCTCTCGGAAAAAGAGCTTGAGGATCTGGAATTCGCTTACCGTGTTGTGGAAGGAGCGAAATCCAACGCTGTTCTCATAGCAAAAGACGGTGTAACTGTGGGAATAGGGAGCGGGCAGCCTTCGAGAAAGAGAGCTGCCTGGATCGCCACCGTGATGGCAGGAGAAAAAGCGAAGGGAGCGGTTGCGGCTTCCGATGCGTTCTTCCCGTTCCCGGACTCGCTCGAAATACTCGCTCAGGCTGGTGTGAAAGCGGTGGTCGCTCCTCTCGGATCCATAAGAGACGAAGAAGTGATCGAAAAAGCCAGAGAACTTGGAATCACGTTCTACAAAGCTCCGAGCAGGGTTTTCAGGCACTGAGGGGTGAAAGCGGTGAGGGTACACATACTCGGTTCTGGAGGAAGGGAACACGCGATAGGATGGGCTTTCGCAAAGCAGGGGTACGAAGTCCACTTCTATCCGGGAAACGCCGGAACGAAGAGAGATGGAACGAACCATCCCTATGAAGGGGAAAAAACCTTGAAAGCCATTCCCGAAGAAGACATCGTGATACCGGGATCCGAGGAATTCCTGGTAGAAGGGGTCTCGAACTGGAGATCCAACGTCTTTGGCCCGGTGAAAGAGGTCGCAAGGCTCGAAGGATCCAAGGTCTATGCCAAAAGGTTCATGAAGAAGTACGGTATAAGAACCGCTCGTTTCGAAGTGGCAGAAACTCCAGAGGAATTGAGAGAGAAGATAAAAAAATTCTCTCCTCCTTACGTGATAAAGGCGGACGGGCTCGCTCGAGGAAAGGGTGTTCTGATCCTCGACTCTAAGGAAGAAACCATCGAAAAGGGATCGAAACTCATCATCGGAGAGCTCATAAAAGGTGTGAAAGGCCCTGTTGTGATAGATGAATTTCTCGCCGGGAACGAGCTTTCCGCCATGGCGGTTGTGAATGGAAGAAATTTCGTGATCCTTCCCTTCGTCAGAGATTACAAGAGACTGATGGACGGTGACAGGGGACCGAACACGGGAGGTATGGGCTCCTGGGGGCCTGTAGAAATCCCTTCCGATACGATCAAAAAGATCGAAGAGCTCTTCGATAAGACTCTGTGGGGAGTGGAGAAAGAAGGCTACGCGTACCGGGGGTTCCTCTACTTGGGTCTCATGCTCCACGATGGTGATCCCTACATACTCGAGTACAATGTGAGACTGGGCGATCCAGAAACAGAAGTGATAGTGACGTTGAATCCCGAAGGATTTGTCAACGCGGTTCTCGAGGGATACCGCGGTGGTAAAATGGAGCCGGTGGAACCGCGTGGATTCGCCGTGGACGTGGTTCTCGCAGCGAGGGGCTATCCCGACGCTCCCGAAAAGGGCAAAGAGATCACCCTTCCCGAAGAAGGTCTCATATTCTTCGCGGGAGTCGCGGAGAAAGATGGAAAACTCGTAACCAATGGCGGTCGTGTTCTTCACTGTATGGGAACAGGAGAAACGAAAGAAGAGGCACGAAGAAAGGCTTACGAACTCGCGGAAAAGGTCCACTTCGAAGGTAAGACCTACAGGAGGGATATCGCTCTATGAAATACACTTACAGAGAAGCAGGAGTCGATGTCGAGAGGGGAGAAAGCTTCGCAAAAACTATAAAAAGCGCTGTAAAACTTCCTGAATGGGTGATGAAAGAGCCCACGGGATACGCTTCCATACTCACGATCACAACTCCCCCCGTTGTTGTAACGGCCGATGGGATCGGCACCAAACTCATCCTTCACAGAAAGCACGGGACCTGGCGCTACGCGGCTGAGGACCTTGTGGGTATGAACTACAACGATCTGGTCTGCGTGGGAGCGAGGCCTGTGGCCTTTCTGGACTACCTTGGGGTCGAGAGAATCTCCGAAGAACACGAGTCGTTCATAAAAGAGCTCGTAAACGTCCTTGACAGCGTGGATGTGAAACTGGTGGGCGGTGAGACCGCTGAGATGCCCGATGTGTATCGTGGAGACTGGGACGCTGTGGGGTTCGCTGTCGGCGTTTTAGAAAAACGGATACCGGTTGATAAGATAAAAGAAGGGGATGTGATCGTTGGTATTCCGTCATC contains the following coding sequences:
- the purL gene encoding phosphoribosylformylglycinamidine synthase subunit PurL yields the protein MKLRYLNILKEKLGREPTFVELQAFSVMWSEHCGYSHTKKYIRRLPKTGFEGNAGVVNLDDYYSVAFKIESHNHPSAIEPYNGAATGVGGIIRDVLAMGARPTAIFDSLHMSRIIDGIIEGIADYGNSIGVPTVGGELRISSLYAHNPLVNVLAAGVVRNDMLVDSKASRPGQVIVIFGGATGRDGIHGASFASEDLTGDKATKLSIQVGDPFAEKMLIEAFLEMVEEGLVEGAQDLGAGGVLSATSELVAKGNLGAIVHLDRVPLREPDMEPWEILISESQERMAVVTSPQKASRILEIARKHLLFGDVVAEVIEEPVYRVMYRNDLVMEVPVQLLANAPEEDIVEYTPGKIPEFKRVEFEEVNAREVFEQYDHMVGTDTVVPPGFGAAVMRIKRDGGYSLVTHSRADLALQDTYWGTLIAVLESVRKTLSVGAEPLAITNCVNYGDPDVDPVGLSAMMTALKNACEFSGVPVASGNASLYNTYQGKPIPPTLVVGMLGKVNPQKVAKPKPSKVFAVGWNDFELEREKELWRAIRKLSEEGAFILSSSQLLTRTHVETFREYGLKIEVKLPEVRPAHQMVLVFSERTPVVDVPVKEIGTLSR
- the purF gene encoding amidophosphoribosyltransferase translates to MCGIAGVWNVKDAFSVLHDVLLGLQHRGQESVGVVVDGFKTIKGKGLVDTVLTEDRWEDAEKGIGHVRYSTAGSLEDIQPIVAFTRKGRLAIAHNGNIPNGEKWIEMLKEKGAVFQSSLDSEVFLHLISMSEGDLKESIVKALKKVPLAYSLLILHEEFLAAARDPYGVRPLFYGKYGDGIVVASEDAALKAIGVEDIEEVPSGTVVFFSNKGTETVRFSKKEKRFCSFEFIYFARPDSHFLDQSVHIARYRMGEELYRENPIEADVVVPVLDSGLSGAMGFSSASGIPLDIGLMRNRYVGRSFIMPVDREKIVKKKLVPIEDVVSGKRVVVIDDSIVRGTTMGIIVKILREAGAKEVHVGIHSPPVRFPCFYGIDTARKKELVAGERAVEEVKKIVNADSLFYLSLEGLKRAIGRSELCVACFSGEYLHE
- the purN gene encoding phosphoribosylglycinamide formyltransferase gives rise to the protein MCSVLQRRVPPRIVVLASGNGSNFEAIVNAARSGELSAEIQMLLVDRNCYAIERAKKLQIPWERLEKPWAESLKKRLEELNPDLVVLAGFMRILPAEIVERWKWKIVNIHPSLLPAFPGTHAIEKAYEYGVKVTGITIHFVDEGVDTGPIIFQKAVEIKKDWSLERLEEEIHKIEHRYYPLVIQKVLEGKWKIEGRRVILEEDIG
- a CDS encoding bifunctional phosphoribosylaminoimidazolecarboxamide formyltransferase/inosine monophosphate cyclohydrolase, whose amino-acid sequence is MKRILVSLYEKEKYLDILRELHEKGWEIWASSGTAKFLKSNGIEANDVSTITGFENLLGGLVKTLHPEIFAGILGPEPRWDVVFVDLYPPPDIDIGGVALLRAAAKNWKKVKPAFDMETLKLAIEIDDEETRKYLAGMTFAFTSVYDSIRANQFVEGISLAFKREDLQLRYGENPHEKAFVYGKPAFEILHEGKTISFNNILDAENAWFMAKNLPRMGAVVVKHQSPCGAAIGEDKVEIVKKAIEADDESSFGGILAVNFEMDEEVAKSLKKYLEVIVAPSFTQEAIEVLSKKKVRLLKPGDYASWAGKMAFGSLVLSERKYPEGNFELVVGEPLSEKELEDLEFAYRVVEGAKSNAVLIAKDGVTVGIGSGQPSRKRAAWIATVMAGEKAKGAVAASDAFFPFPDSLEILAQAGVKAVVAPLGSIRDEEVIEKARELGITFYKAPSRVFRH
- the purD gene encoding phosphoribosylamine--glycine ligase; amino-acid sequence: MRVHILGSGGREHAIGWAFAKQGYEVHFYPGNAGTKRDGTNHPYEGEKTLKAIPEEDIVIPGSEEFLVEGVSNWRSNVFGPVKEVARLEGSKVYAKRFMKKYGIRTARFEVAETPEELREKIKKFSPPYVIKADGLARGKGVLILDSKEETIEKGSKLIIGELIKGVKGPVVIDEFLAGNELSAMAVVNGRNFVILPFVRDYKRLMDGDRGPNTGGMGSWGPVEIPSDTIKKIEELFDKTLWGVEKEGYAYRGFLYLGLMLHDGDPYILEYNVRLGDPETEVIVTLNPEGFVNAVLEGYRGGKMEPVEPRGFAVDVVLAARGYPDAPEKGKEITLPEEGLIFFAGVAEKDGKLVTNGGRVLHCMGTGETKEEARRKAYELAEKVHFEGKTYRRDIAL
- the purM gene encoding phosphoribosylformylglycinamidine cyclo-ligase, coding for MKYTYREAGVDVERGESFAKTIKSAVKLPEWVMKEPTGYASILTITTPPVVVTADGIGTKLILHRKHGTWRYAAEDLVGMNYNDLVCVGARPVAFLDYLGVERISEEHESFIKELVNVLDSVDVKLVGGETAEMPDVYRGDWDAVGFAVGVLEKRIPVDKIKEGDVIVGIPSSGFHSNGWSLIRRIIKEESIKIEELPFELLKGTRIYREVIELFDLVKGIAHVTGGGVVRALKRVLGKLGAHVSLPKRDFVDWILKYVDFNEAVNTFNMGVGMFLIVEKQKVDEVLARVDGTVVGKVSSDWRIEYGGEGG